In Vicinamibacterales bacterium, the sequence GACGCTGCAGCGCCTGCGCCGCCACGGCCTGGTCACCTTCCTGCCGTACCGCTCGATCTTCCTGACCGCCGCCGGCCGCCGGCTCGCCGACGAGGCGCGCCACCGCCACGAGGTGGTGGTCGAGTTCCTGCAATCGCTCGGCGTCCCCGCGCCGGTCGCCAACTCCGACGCCGAGGGAATCGAGCATCACGTCAGCCGCGAGACGCTGGAGGCGTTCGAGAAGCACCTGCGCCGGGCGCGGAAGCGCTGACCGCCGATGGTCGATGGCGACCGATGACGCTTTGGACGTTGACACGGGAGCGGCGCGAGAGTGTGATTGCACGGTGTCCTTCGAACTCCAGCCGACACTGACCGGCCAACGCCTCGCACTCCGGCCGCTGCGGCCCGACGATTGGGACGCGCTCTTCGCCGCGGCTGCCGATCCCCGGATCTGGGAGCAGCATCCCGAGACCGACCGTTACCAGCCCGATGTATTCCGGCGGTACTTCGACAGTGGCCTCGCGTCGGGCGGCGCGTTCGCGGTGATCGACCGCGAGACCGGCGGCGTGGTCGGTTCGACGCGCTACTACGGCTATGACGAGGCGGCCAGCGAGATCGAGATCGGCTGGACGTTCCTGGCTCGCCAGTATTGGGGCAAGTCCTACAACGGCGAGATGAAGAGCCTGCTGCTCGATCACGCCTTCCGCTTCGTCAAGCGCGTCGTCTTTCTGGTCGGACCGTCGAACGTCCGGTCGCAGCGCGCGATGGAGAAGATAGGCGGCGCCAGAATCGGCACCCGCCTGGCGCGTGGCCATGAGAGCGTGGTGTTCGCGATCGAGGCCCCGGCAGAGCGTTCGGCTGACGAGGGCTAACGGATGCCCGGCCGGCTCACAACGCCGCGATTCGTTTCGCCGCCCTCGCGCCCGACTGCAGCGCCCCTTCCATGTAGCCGACGAACGCATAACAGGTGTGTTCCCCTGCGAGGAAGACACGGCCGGCGAGCGGCTGCTGCAGCTGCGGACCGAGCGTGGTCACCTCGCCGGGCGCCGGGAACGAATAGGAACCCTTGACCCACACGTCCGACGGCCAGTCCATGAACCGCGCCCTCTCGAAACTCGCGGCAAGCGCCGGATACATGCCCTTCAGTGCGGCGAGATAGTTGGCCTGGCGCTCGGCCGGCGGCCAGGCGCGGCACGCGTCGGCGGCGGCGCCGCCCGAGAACGCCACCGTGCCGGCGCCCTGGATCGCCTGATGCTGTGTCGTGTGCCAGGTGAGATGCACAGGACCGTCGCTGAGCGAGTCCGGACCGCAGCGGGAGGCCTGCCAGAAGCGATCGCGCGTTTTCATCAGGAACTTGACGTTGCTGCCCATCTGCGGCGGCGAAGTGACGTGCAGCCGCGGCGTGAAGGCGATGCGATTCCAGGTCAACGGCGGCACGGCGAGCACGACGTAGTCGGCTGCATACGTGCCGGTGCGCGTCGTCACCGTCACGCCGCTGGCGCCGACGGCAATCGCGACGACCGGTTCGCGCAGGTGTATGCGCGCGGCGCCCAGCTCCGCGGCGATCTTCAGTGCCAGCTGCTGCGCGCCGCCGCGGCAGCGATACACCTCGGTGTCCGTCCAGTATTTCTCGACCCCGCCGCCCTTGATCTGCGCGAGGTTGCCGAGATAACTCTGCCACGCCGTGGCCATGCCGTTGTCGGCGACGAGCTGCGCGTCGATGCCGGCCTTGCACAGGGGGGAGCACGTCTGCGCCGCGATCCAGTCCGCCTGCGAGCGGGCGTCCCAGACGGCCGCATCGGCGGCGCGCCAGGGCTCGAAGGGATCGGGCACGCGCGCCGCATCCACATTCATCACGTTGAGCGCTTCCGCCATTTCCTTCCACAGCGCTTCCGACTGCGCGCTCGACAGACGCCGCCCGCCGAGCACGATCGGCGCTTCGGCGTCCTCCTCGGTGATCGTGACGAACGGCAGATTGAACCGCTGCGCGTAGTCGAGCCAAATGGCATGGTTCGTCCCGATCAGCTCGGCGCCCCCCTCCATCGCCGCGCCGGGCGCGAGATCGCTGAAGCTGACGACCCGTCCGCCCACCCGGTTGCGCGCCTCGAGCACGGTGACTTCGGCGCCGGCGTGCGTCAGCTCGTACGCCGCCGCCATGCCGGCGAAGCCGGCGCCGATCACGACGACGTGCGGGCCGGCGGCGCGCCGTGCGGCGGCGCCGCGCGCCGAGATCAGCACGCCTGCCGCCGCGGCGAGCGAACGCCGGATCATCTCCCGCCGATCGACCGGCGCCCCGAACCGGGA encodes:
- a CDS encoding NAD(P)/FAD-dependent oxidoreductase — translated: MRSLYARLHSRFGAPVDRREMIRRSLAAAAGVLISARGAAARRAAGPHVVVIGAGFAGMAAAYELTHAGAEVTVLEARNRVGGRVVSFSDLAPGAAMEGGAELIGTNHAIWLDYAQRFNLPFVTITEEDAEAPIVLGGRRLSSAQSEALWKEMAEALNVMNVDAARVPDPFEPWRAADAAVWDARSQADWIAAQTCSPLCKAGIDAQLVADNGMATAWQSYLGNLAQIKGGGVEKYWTDTEVYRCRGGAQQLALKIAAELGAARIHLREPVVAIAVGASGVTVTTRTGTYAADYVVLAVPPLTWNRIAFTPRLHVTSPPQMGSNVKFLMKTRDRFWQASRCGPDSLSDGPVHLTWHTTQHQAIQGAGTVAFSGGAAADACRAWPPAERQANYLAALKGMYPALAASFERARFMDWPSDVWVKGSYSFPAPGEVTTLGPQLQQPLAGRVFLAGEHTCYAFVGYMEGALQSGARAAKRIAAL
- the mntR gene encoding manganese-binding transcriptional regulator MntR, with the protein product MSRPTLARNPSRARQDHSQETAQDYVEMVAELIDTTGEARVIDLARRFGVTHVTVGRTLQRLRRHGLVTFLPYRSIFLTAAGRRLADEARHRHEVVVEFLQSLGVPAPVANSDAEGIEHHVSRETLEAFEKHLRRARKR
- a CDS encoding GNAT family N-acetyltransferase, with translation MSFELQPTLTGQRLALRPLRPDDWDALFAAAADPRIWEQHPETDRYQPDVFRRYFDSGLASGGAFAVIDRETGGVVGSTRYYGYDEAASEIEIGWTFLARQYWGKSYNGEMKSLLLDHAFRFVKRVVFLVGPSNVRSQRAMEKIGGARIGTRLARGHESVVFAIEAPAERSADEG